Below is a window of Rhinoraja longicauda isolate Sanriku21f chromosome 10, sRhiLon1.1, whole genome shotgun sequence DNA.
TAGGAGTTTCAAAGAATGAAACATGATTTTTATCAAGAAACATAATTTGAGTTATTTGGACGAGTTCCATTTAATAGTTCTGCAACCATTTACATGGCAATCAGAATTTCATTGGCAATCAGTTAACTTCCAAAGGTAAACACAGAAGAGACATGGTGCATCATTGCAATATTATGGCATTCAGTATCAAAAATAGTGGTCTGTTTTTTTCTGATTTATCTTGAAAAACGAATTGTGCTGActaaaggggggaaaaaaacaagctTAGGAATGAAAAtcacaaactgcagatgttggaaatcacaAACAGAAGTATTTTTGTTTTTTATAGTTCAAGGTTAGGAAAATGTTTTTCTCAATTCTTCCACACAGGGTACTTTGAACTAATTTACGTCACTTGTGCTACAACGTCTGGGAGTGCAAATATACATGAGAATTTAAAAATATGGAACATCAGAAATCACATTATTGCAAGGACAGATATAAAGAGAAGCTTAAAGACCTTTTTAAAATTACAGCCTATGGTATTTTCAACAAAATTAATGTGGGACGTCCTCTGAAACTGGCATCTGCAAAAGACACCACTTAAGGGTCCCCATGCCAACAATGAAATTGATAAAATTAATGACATCGATTGCTTTCTTTGTAAAAGAGtaataatttaaagaaaaatatacAGAACTCAGCCTATCATTAAATATGAGTTATAAGTACTTGTAGTAGACTTGGTGTGTTATATCAGCTCCTGCTTTTGTCCTTAATTTTGGATGTTAAACTTCTGATATCATCTTTGCCATGGGGGAATAGGTCATGTGGCTAGGCATTTCCTCTTAGCAAGATATCAGACTGGGGCTCCGCCAGCATATTTAATAGCTGAGTTAACGGCAAGGATAGGAGCAAGCCAGGAGCAATCACAAACCTATGACCCTTACATCAGATGATGCATGATATTGagtaaggtagaagagagaaagaaaaatacaTATCTAAAACGATATACATAGGTTTTCAGTTCTAGGAGCAATAGTACAAAGCAAAATTCACAATACCTTGCAATTTCTGCACTGTGTGTGGTCCAGTTTTCATACGGATCGTCAACATCATTCACATTTTGTCTTGTTCTCCCTGAATTGGAAGACTGTGCTATACTGCTGTGGGTAGCTGTTGAGGCATGCAAGCGGTTGTGTTTAGGAGAAGTGTGATTTGAGTTATACTCCTCCTCTGAAGTAGAAGTGTAATCTGAAGTTTGTTGCCTCCATCTTGAGTCTTGTAAAACAATTAGTTTTGAACAAAGAAAAAGGTGATAAAAGAAGATAGAACAACCCAAGATTTAAACAAAAACAGATAATTCTTACAAATGGAGATTGTTCTGAAATTTGGAGATCAATTCGCACAGACCAGGTGTGAGCTTTTTAAAGAAAAGACAATTTTGCCTCCTTCTGTATATCCCATTTAAATCATCTTCCTATTTCAAAAAATGACATCACCACTGCTGTTTCAATAAACATCTGGGAAATATGAATGATTCCTTGGCCTTGGCCTTGGTAAGACCACTCTGGTACACCATAGCAAGGATGGAAACAACAGAAAGATATTAACAGCCACAGTAATGGCCTAAGACTGGATATGCATCACCAAAATATACAGGTTTaggtacaaaaaaaaacaaaatgggcAAATAGAATATTGTCGTTTTAACAACTTAAAATAGAATATTTGCTGTACCTGTAATACTACAAAGTTCTGGgaaatgttccttaaatgttccttctgggaccgcagctatttactatATACActaatgacttgaatgaagggattaaaagtaccattagcaaatttgcagatgatacaaagctgggtggtagtgtgaactgtgagaaagatgctatgaggttgcagggtgacttagacaggttgtgtgagtgggcggatgcatggcagatgcagtttaatgtggataaatgtgaggttatccactttggtggtaagagtaggaaggcagattataatctgaatggtgtcaagttaggaaaaggggacgtacaacgagatctgggtatcctagtgcatcagtcactgaaaggaagcatgcaggtacagcaggcagtgaagaatgccaatggaatgttggccttcataacaagaggagttgagtataggagcaaagaggtccttctgcagttgtacagggccctagtgagaccgcacctggagtactgtgtgcagttttggtctccaaatttgaggaaggatattcttgcaattgagggcgtgcagcgtaggttcactaggttaattcccggaatggcagcattgtcatatgttgaaagactggagcgactaggcttgtatacactggaatttaggatgagagaggatcttatcgaaacatataagattattaaggggttggacacgttagaggcaggaaacatgttcccaatgttggggagtccagaaccaggggccacagtttaagaaccatttagaacggagatgaggaaaaactttttcagttggagttgtaaatctgtagaattctctgccttggaaggcagtggagggcaattctctgaatgcattcaagagagagctagatagagctcttaaggatcgcggagtcagggggtatggggagaaggcaggaacagggtactgattgagaatgatcagccatgatcacattgaaaggtagtgctggcgtgaagggccgaatggcctactcccgcacctatatcCATTGTCTAAAAGTTCAGTTGGACTTGGAATGAGAGTAGCACCAGAATGTGATCTGGGCATCAACGATATGTTATAAAAAAGTTACTATTTTTTTGTATTTTGTACAAGTTATGGAGTGATTCAATTACGACTTTAGGATTTTGAAAGCAGCTGTGGGAGTAGATAGGCAAAAGTCTGGTTCACTGGAGGGAGTAAGACTGGAACACGAGAACATACCTTTAAATACAATCAACATGAATGGAAGATCATGGTTCTTTGAACCAAAATATTGACCATTTATTTTTCTGATGCTCTCTGGACTACTGAGATTTCTCTCATAACTTTGAAGCCAAGCAAAATAGGAAACATTTCTCTAAACTACTACTTCTAGTGGAATTCCTACGTGGAAGTAATAGGTGCTATCTGTGGCTGGTGTCTGCTTTCTTTTAAGAAGATCTGTATAAATCAATATCCACAATTCAACCAAGCAGTGTATTCCAAAACCTAACCATCCACTGAGTTAAAACAAATTTGTCCTCAAGTTACCtctggttcttttgccaattattttaaatctgtgcCATTTTTTAAACAGCTTCACCAAACATCCTCCAAGCTATCTCTGCTCGACATAGAACCGCTTCAGCTTCTTCAGTCTattcagctggcagagctgctgcttcacagtgccagaaacccgggttcaatcctgacctcaggtgttgtctgcatggagtttgcacctgtgaccatgtgggtttccccctgtgttctggtttccacccacatcccaaagtcatgtggattgcaggttaattagcatctgtgaattgcccctaatgtatagggagtgaatgagaaagtgggataacatagaactaatgtgaatgggtgatcaatggtgggcaTGAActcaggtgggccaaagggtctgtttccatgctatatctctaaactaaactaaataacttcTTTGCTCCGGCACTCTACATCTAAAGATAAAGTTCTGTTTCCCATTGTGTTATGAAACATCCTATTACCTTTAACATTTTGTACACAAATAACCCTGGGCTTCCCTATACATTTCTTTGAAAATTACATCAAACAATGCTTAGGAATCAATACAGTACTCTTAAGTCATGTTTCTGGGCCAATTATCATACTCGATAGCCATTGAATGGTATTATTAGTACAGGTATTGCAAATACtatatgtttttttattatgAATAGTAATGAGACACTAATCCTCTTGCCAAACaaatgaaatatatttttaaacaactGATAAACAACTTAAGCCAGCTGAGAAGTtaaataaaactttaaaatgcaGTTGAAGCACAAAACCCAAGTTTTAATCTCCATTTGTAAGAATCTGGTTAGAAAATGGTCAGGGACTTACAATTGATTAGTATATGAAAAAGCAAAACATTACTTCATCATGCTCAATAAGTACCTATGATTTTCTTTAGTGAGAGAATACCATGGCGTCACCAAAATAATAGTTATTAATAAACCTTGTGTTATGGTTAAGCAGATTTGTGTTAGTTTATCAGAGGTAATACGATTAGTAGTtagaatgcaaaataaaaactTAAGTCCTTTACAAGACATCTGCTAATACTAATCCTTTTTCAGTTAactaattcatttatttattcaatgAGTACTATAAAAATAATGCAATTACAAAGCTTATATGATAAATTTTATAAGCTGCTATATTGATgatatataacattattaaggcatttggattttttttgttaatttttcaTTAGGTTCATCTGTTTTACACCTCATTTAGAAGGTGAGAaacttgcatttttaaaaaactttacaaAAGCCTTTCCAAGCATAATCAATAATTGACAAAATATTTATTCACCTCTGAAATATCACTCTACCTGTTAACAAAAATCTCATAACATTTGTCTTGCAGCCCAAATTGCGAATGATAATTTTCAACATGACCCAGTTGTGGAAAACTATTCTTCCCCTTGGGTGTACTGACACATTTAAACCATTTGGAACCCACCACTGAACCATACCCAACAGGTGGCATAACAGTGCAgcaatagttgctgccttacagcgccagagacccgggtttgatcctgactacgggtgttgtctggacagagtttgtactttctcgctgtgaccatgtgggtttcctcctggtcctccagtttcctcccccaccacaaagatgtacaggtttgtgggttaattgggttctataaattgtccctactatgtATGACATTGCAGGTGTACAagacgatcgctggtcagcgcacactctgtgggctgaagggcctgttttcacgctgtaatgctaaagtctaaagattttaAAAGCATCTCAAATCATAGATGAGATGATTAAGCATACAAATTAAGTATCACAAAGGTTGAATATCATTTCATAGAGCTGTTGGTCAGACTAGCATTGCTTTGGAAAGTAAATTCTGTTTGAGGATAGGGAGACTCAGGTTAATCTCAGACTATGCTTGCTGACTTTCAGCAAGATGAAGGCAGGGAAGGCTTTGGATTTTAGCTTTACGAAGAAAATTGGCTTGTTTTTTATCATGAGGGAAGATAGATAGCAAGTGCCTTTTATTTGATACATTGACGAAAACTCTCTGGATTGACTAAACCATAAATGTGTTATAAAAATAGGATTATTGTGATAGTCTTATAGATGTAGTTTGTGCTTTTTAGACCTACTTTTAATATCTGGAAGAGTGAAAAAGCTCTCCAATTTTCACATTAATCGAATGCAAGTAttttttctgcctgttcatgaatTCCTTATGAGGGTCTTAAAGCTTCACATTGATCTGTTCATTGATATAGTGATGGGTGTGTCAGCAAGAGACATTTAGGTCTGGCCTCATTTGTCTTCAGAGAGTGCAGGGCAGCCCAAGAAGATTTTTTTCTGTTGAGGGAGACATTAAAGATGGATATAATTGGAAGGCTGCAAATCAAGAGCTACAAGGATATTGAGAAAAACAAAGGGCTAAAATCAAGTTTGCTGTAATTGTGAAGCACTTGGTTGGGAAGTCAGTAGATTCTGTACTTTGAAGACTTTGTGCAAGAATAAATAAGGACCAGGAGAGCTCATGATTGCTGATCCATTGGCATTGCCCCATGGTTCAGGATAGATGGTGTATAATTGTCAAGAACAGTCACCTCCAGCATCCTGCCAAGTTTGGGTGCTGTGTGGAAAAGAGTGAGGACATACAGAGAAACGTAGATACCAATACCATAGAATGAAGAAAGCTGAGAGAGGCATGGAGATTCAATGATGGGTGGTaccgtggcgcagtggtaaagttgctgccttcgagcgccagaggccctggttcgatcctgactgcaggtgctgtctttatggagtttcaacgttctccccgtgacctgcatgggttttctccaggtgctctggtttcatcccacactccaaagacgtgcaggtttgtaagttaattggctttggttaaattgtaaattgccctagtgagtaggatgtatggggtgatcgctggtcggcacagactcggtgggccgaagggcctgtttccacgctatatctctaaactaaattaaactacagaaTATCAAGAGATAAGAGTAACTACAGCCTCTGGAGGTCAAAATTATCAAGATAGAGAGAAATGAAATGGGGGGGAGGCACCAAGCATGTGGAAGGACTGAAATGGGAACAAAAACATCTCAGGGGGACTGGGTAAAAAAAACAAGTTGGACTCAGAGGAAAATACCTGGGTTAACGTCTGGAAAGTTGCATGTTATGGAGATTTGCTCATAAAGTTAAAACTTAGGTCTCCAATCAAAAACAGCCAACAATTCAATCATTTTTTAATAGCATTCAATGGAAATTATGTACTTCTGATATTCTTTTAGAATATACTCACTAGAAGTTGATTTTGTACCATTACCACGGCCTCTCGTCTGTTTCACTGTGCTTGTAGTAATTTTTCTGGATGCAGTTTTTGAATCAGTGCTGGTTGACTTGCGACTTGTAGCAGTTAAATCGATGCTTTTGATACTAAAGTTGCTCCTCAGCACTGAAGTTTCCGTGTCACTGTTTACAGTGAGTGAACCTGCTCGTTTCCGTGGCAGCGCCAGCATATCAAGCCGCGATAATTTCTTATCAGTCGGCTGCTTTGAAGAGGTTGAACTTGTggtggacaattctgaagccaacgAAGATTTGTCCACATCTGCACCCTCATTGTCTGAAGTATCCCCGAGGCGAGCGCGGCGCAGCAGAGATGCTCTGGTTGGCCTGGGCGTCGACAGGCTGTTCGATCGGGTTAGAGTTGTTTGCACTGAAGCTTTCTCTGTCTTGTTCAAATCCTCCTTTGTGCGCAGAGAACCAGAAAATCTTTTGCGCATTTGAGGTTTACTGGTCTGAGAGCGCTCCTGATCAGAAGAGACCGTGTCTGTCATTGGTAAATACGGAAGGCTGGTGGACCTCTCGTCGTCGGTGAAGTCTATGGAGCCACGCGATCCTGTGCTGCGTCTCAACTGAAAGCGCCGACTACTGTCCGATTTACTGGTTGAATCCAGAACCTGGGCTCGGCGCTTCTCCGACAGTCTTTCCCGAGCATTGGCCTGCTGTGGATGCCCTTGAACTGATGAGGCCGTTTTCCCTTTGTGCGCACCAGTTAGGTTTTTCTGTTTCTGCACAGAACTAGTTGTATTTTTACTTTTCAAACTTACAGAACTGGTCGTGTCATTATCTGATTCTCCAGAGTAGGAATCACCTTGGACATGGGAATTACTTTCTTGTTGACTAAAATGGAAATCTTGAGACTGGAGCTTTGCTTCTAAGGCTGCCATTGCATCTTCGGTATCCTTCAGAAAGAGGTGAGTGTCCTCTGTGCTTTCTGTCCTGTGGGAGCTTCTTGCATGATCTTTAACTGACATCTGGCTTGAAATAGTAGGTACTTTATAAGTTGCAGTATCAATACTTGGTCTGTCTTTAGTAAAACTTTCTTGCCTGATAACTGATATGCGAGAATCTCTTGTCGACATCTTTTTTCTTTCCTGTGAGGGACTTCTATTATTTATTCGAGTTGTTTTACTGGTGGAGCTACTTGTATCAATGCTTTCCTTAACAGTCTTATTGATATCCAGACCAGATGACCATCTTGTAGAGGATTGAACAGAAGACGATTTTGAGCTAAACTCTCGTTCTTTAGTCTTTTTTTCAAAGTTTGCTAATATCACTTTAGTTACTGAAGTTTCATTAGAAGGGCTTTCCAACATTTTTTCTTTTGTACTCTTGGAAGCAGGTTTCAAATCATGTTCTGAGAAGTATTTAGTGCCACTTGAATCTGAAAGCTCTTTGGCTGTACATTGTGTGTATGCATCGGTCACCTGTGGCCCTTCCTCAGATGTCCTCTGATCATTCCACGTCTGGTCTTGTGGCAATTTCCTAATGGCCCTGGAAATTCTATACTTCCTACCCTTCCCTTTTGCAACACGGGAAGagtcaataaatttatcatcatcgCTCAAACTGTCAGGCTCCAATTCTTTGTCTTCATGAATAAACAATTTTTCTTGAGGCTGTGGAAAGGACTGTAATTCCACTTCTAATTTCTTTATCGATTCAGAACTAGGAGGAGAACGTTGCTGTAGAAAGTCTTTTGCTTTTGGAGTATCAAGTTTTTCACTGGGTGGCAACTGTGGAAGTGTTCGACGTTTCCTTGATGACTGGCTGGTTGTTGACGCTGCATCTGAATCCAGGGTTTCAATGCTCTTGCTGTAGGTTCCAATATCAACTGTAGCTGCGTCTTCTACAATAGATAAatatggagagaagataagaatggaaAAAATTATGGTATTATCGCAACTTGGTCTGTCATCACTAACTTGAATACTCACTCCCTTGTTGAAGGTCCTGGAACCCAGTAACTGATACAGTGCCATTATAGCCATCAGCCAGGCTTGCCCATCTTGAGACCCACTTCTGAGATGCCTGGGATATGGGGCCGACTGGACGCACCTAGAATTTGTACCaagaagatacaaaatattgaatGCATCTGTGCAAAGCTATGCATGATAAATTATCTTAAATTCTCATTCATAGTGGGCCTAGAATCTCTCAAAAATGTATGGCTTTTCGTAAAATTGTAGTGCCACATGACTGGATGGAGGCCATCCTCTTTGTGGAGATGGGATTTTGTCTTGTGTTTATTCCCTGCAGCAGCATGCCAAGTTATTTTTCAGAGAGAACTTCAGCTATGTTGGTAAGCAGTCATAatgggagtcatagtcatagagtcatataacacgaacacaggtccttcggcccaaatcaTCTATGCAGACCTACATGCCCTATCTAAGCCAAttcaatttgcccacatttggcccattccccataaacctttcctatccatgttcctgtccatattttctgagtgaaaaagttgcctctcaggtttctattaaatcttgcccccctcaccttcaacctatgtcctctgtttcttgattcaacCCTGGGTAAAGACtgtgaataaagtcccagcctgcccaacctctcccaacagcttgggccctcaaatcctggcaacaaactcgtaaatcttctttgtatttTTCCATCTTAAAGACATCCTTCAAATTGCAAGGTGATCAAAACGGAACGCAATGCTACAAATGCGCCATCACTAACATCTTATCAACTGTAACGTTCATCCGGCATGTCACCCATGTTAAGACTCCAGTTTATCTGCTTAAATGGTAATGGTCAAGAAATAAATGTTGCCCTTAGAACCCCAGAGCCAGGCAGAACATTAAGTAATAATGGTAGTAGCATGAAGAAATTCCACAAAAAGCACACTACATGCACATCATGCAGGAAATACTATCCTATGCACCTTTTCTTGATTTTTTTTGCCTCCTGTTGAAGGACTACAAGGTTACCACTTTATTTTAATGGCTGGACACCCATAAACTAGACAAAGGTGACATCCGCTTTAATGGGGAGGGACGGGGACACTTGCAATCCAAGAAAACCAACTGTATTGTGAGTTTCCATAACACAAAGCCACTTCATCGGTGCGTGCTTCAAGAAATGAGAGttgaaaagagaaacaaaatgtattatttatatgGGCTTTTTCGTCACGTAAATTTCATGACAGCATTTTTTCGGTATCTCAGATCTTttggtagtgatttgtgaattatgCAAGAGTTAATTTTCATTCCCTGGCTATAACATGATGATTACCTGCATTgtaatacaaggaatttcattgcaccatgGTGTCTATGACAATAAGCTAATCTGATCTGACCATTACCTGTGGCACAGTATCAGAGCCAGTAATGGCTGTAGTGCGATACGCCTGTAATGTAGGTGTTTGCTGGTAAATGGTGCTAGCATTTTGAATACACACATTATCCTCATCCCTTAGTGTAGGAGAATCTTCACCACAGATTACAGGTCTATAAATTTCAGAGTTAATTCCGGAAAACTCAGATGATTCAAAAACACCAAACACCTGGTTAAAGACAAATAAGAGTTAATAAGCCACAGCTTTTCAAACAAGCAATATATTAATTTATTAACCACAAAGCCAAGTCGATTGATGGGAACAAAGGTTAAACATTTTGCGCTTACATCAGCATGCATCAAATTAATAAATGTATGAAGCAGTCATTTCTGGAACGATCTCATCATTTAAATTGACCTTATTGGCTCTGCTTTATGAAGTCACCTTGTTGATCATGTAATTGTATTGGTTGCTGTAGTTAATATTGTTTGTGCTTATTGGGTGATCCAGTTTTAATTATCTGAATattcaaataaaatatttttaaggcattctTTGAAATTGCTTAAAAAAATCAGGTTATTGAAAATACCATAAGGAATACGCTGACCCTTGAAAAGGTTTGAACTTTGCAAATTGGAATTTGTGATCTTAGCTATGTTGCCCTATTTGATGATCTGGGGAGTCTGGTAAGGATAgaaacaaaatcttttttttttaaaatcagccaTTCATAACAGAGCAATGTTGGAGAATGACTGGGAAGGTTTTTAGCCAGATTCCTATGCTGACAAGATACACAAGAGAGTAAAAGCATAGAAAATAATAAATGCCTCTAATCATGTCCAAAATATACATCtttgtgcaaattaattgaatcatGGGCTGACATTACAATTTTTTCACATGAGTTTCTATGTCAACCATTTTGTTCCTATATTTTTCTGAAATCCTATAAATCTCTCAGAAAGCATTCTCTTGATCATTTTTCACATATTCATTTCTAGTGATTTCTTTGAAATGGGCCTTCAGTTGGACAGATGATACAATATAGCAACATCCCAGGGTAGCATAGAAAAAAATTATTAAGTGTTGTGCAGCAACCAATCAGCATACAGGGGATGGAGGAATCCAACAGAAATAGGAGGTCGTTGATGCAggcactattgcaatgtttaagaaacatttagacatgtatatggatagggtaggtttagagcgatatgacaatagacaatagacaatagacaataggtgcaggagtaggccattcggcccttcgagccagcatcaccattcaatgtgatcatggctgatcattctcaatcagtaccccgttcccgcctcctcataccccctgactccgctatccttaagagctctatctagctctctcttgaatgggccaaatacaggcaggtaggattaggatagatggggtatgttggttggcaaggacaagttgggtcgaagggcccatttccatgctgtatgactctatatccaGAGTACATGGAAAAAGTGACTTAAAGTTACCCCCAGGTGAGACATTTAATTTATACAACAGCTAATAACCACCAACGATATTACTCAATCCTTAAAAATAGATTATTGTCATAATTCCACGATTAATTCCATCACTATCGCAATGCCATGAAGGACATGTATTACAAAAGTTTATTTCCATGCTCTTTCCTAGCAATTCGAAAGCAGATGATTGGGAAAAATTAGGTCACCactggattatggaattaaagacTATCGATTGAATCGGAAGATCATACTTTCTTTAAGTAGTAGTCTTTAACATGCATGTTTGTTTCTTACCTTATCTATCATCTTACGAGCTTCTTCAACCTCTTTGTCCTGAGCATCTGTTTCAATAGTATAAGTGCCAGTGTCACTTAAACTTTCTTGATCACCCTGTTTGGAGATTGGCTTTGCTGAATCAATTAGTTTCAAGGTTGCCTTTGTTGAAGTTGTTGGTGTTGATACTGGTGTTTCTGGTAAAGGTGCTGCCACTGGCACATGTGCAACTGGCACAGGAACAGGATCTGGAGGTTTTTCCACTTTAACACTTTTTGCAGTTTCTTTTAATAGTTCAGCAGCAAACTCCTGGCTGAGTTTActttttcgtcccacactcccaaagctCCGAAGTGAACTTTTGAAGCTTGAGGTAGCAGAGGCACTTAATCGTTCTTCAGTCTTTTCTCGCTTTAGAGAATTAGACCTTTGGGGAAGTGATGAACTAGCGGTAGATTTGTTCGTTTGCACTAAAGATTGTGCTTGCTGTACTGAAACTTTCTCACAGGTTGAAGTGCCTTTTCGTTTTTCCAGTTTAGCTCTCAGAGCAATATAAGAATCATTGTGCATGGCATTTGCGTTTTGTGTAAAAGAGTGTGCTCTACGTTTACGGGGATTATCATCGTCAAAGAATTCAATAACAAAGGCTTGCTGACCCATGGGCATATCTTGTTGGTCATGTTGGAGCTGACACATTTTACTATCACTGTAACTCGGCATTTCCATTGGAGGTGAATCCAGGGGCGAGTCTCCTTTATCCTGTTGTTTAGATACTATTTGATTCTCTGAATCACTTTGAGTGCCATCTTCATGTCTACAACCTAAGAAAAGCAAAGAAAAAGAATTAGCGCTCCTgttaaaaattaa
It encodes the following:
- the LOC144597293 gene encoding centrosomal protein of 170 kDa protein B-like isoform X3, giving the protein MSVTSWFLVSSCGSRHRLPKEMIFVGREDCELMLQSRSVDKQHAVINYETATDEHRVKDLGSLNGTFVNDVRIPDQMYVMLKVNDTIRFGYDSNMYMLEKSTHRVPEEALKHEKYTSQFQLHVKAAEDKKVEQSDVGEDQSSTKLASPRQNPEKTEKKDSATIRPTPLYGQPSWWGDDDVDNKGERSELKKTDSSKDHSKETLSNEQEINGNLNDYKDFEEKSVYSFRREPSYFEIPTKESQQPSKSPDCEVHEIPTKDTDTILSPRIKSHASFTIEFDDDTPGKMKIKDHVTKFPSRQRKAQQIEKGPVQGDVLSAENKVVDWLVQNDPSLMLKRQASRDIYSAKSDYQVQPKTLKGCRHEDGTQSDSENQIVSKQQDKGDSPLDSPPMEMPSYSDSKMCQLQHDQQDMPMGQQAFVIEFFDDDNPRKRRAHSFTQNANAMHNDSYIALRAKLEKRKGTSTCEKVSVQQAQSLVQTNKSTASSSLPQRSNSLKREKTEERLSASATSSFKSSLRSFGSVGRKSKLSQEFAAELLKETAKSVKVEKPPDPVPVPVAHVPVAAPLPETPVSTPTTSTKATLKLIDSAKPISKQGDQESLSDTGTYTIETDAQDKEVEEARKMIDKVRPVGPISQASQKWVSRWASLADGYNGTVSVTGFQDLQQGKDAATVDIGTYSKSIETLDSDAASTTSQSSRKRRTLPQLPPSEKLDTPKAKDFLQQRSPPSSESIKKLEVELQSFPQPQEKLFIHEDKELEPDSLSDDDKFIDSSRVAKGKGRKYRISRAIRKLPQDQTWNDQRTSEEGPQVTDAYTQCTAKELSDSSGTKYFSEHDLKPASKSTKEKMLESPSNETSVTKVILANFEKKTKEREFSSKSSSVQSSTRWSSGLDINKTVKESIDTSSSTSKTTRINNRSPSQERKKMSTRDSRISVIRQESFTKDRPSIDTATYKVPTISSQMSVKDHARSSHRTESTEDTHLFLKDTEDAMAALEAKLQSQDFHFSQQESNSHVQGDSYSGESDNDTTSSVSLKSKNTTSSVQKQKNLTGAHKGKTASSVQGHPQQANARERLSEKRRAQVLDSTSKSDSSRRFQLRRSTGSRGSIDFTDDERSTSLPYLPMTDTVSSDQERSQTSKPQMRKRFSGSLRTKEDLNKTEKASVQTTLTRSNSLSTPRPTRASLLRRARLGDTSDNEGADVDKSSLASELSTTSSTSSKQPTDKKLSRLDMLALPRKRAGSLTVNSDTETSVLRSNFSIKSIDLTATSRKSTSTDSKTASRKITTSTVKQTRGRGNGTKSTSNSRWRQQTSDYTSTSEEEYNSNHTSPKHNRLHASTATHSSIAQSSNSGRTRQNVNDVDDPYENWTTHSAEIARLSQDLAKDLAILAREIHDVAGDGDSLSSLPTTSTLGSTISAREEISKPSSRASHNSQLVQHIPEASLNFQKVPPESLGIRKDLDQNMNGSKDPDSKRRSWNREEVILDNLMWNSVSQLSQFIRENMEQTAAKIKILFRNKDRNWEEIEAKINSENEVPILKTSNKEISSIFKDLRRVQKQLDVINTIIDPDGSLDALTTNHLSPTSASAMKIKERTGNTMISSNDLPKSTTRMLMAYAHQGPNLSQMSSDADSIDSDSECNTQYTMVEPNMEDTITML